Proteins from one Salvelinus alpinus chromosome 34, SLU_Salpinus.1, whole genome shotgun sequence genomic window:
- the LOC139563898 gene encoding BTB/POZ domain-containing protein 6-B-like isoform X2, whose amino-acid sequence MFLLQLIRETLKKSKTTGKHTSGLPVCYDILTLSLKKKMAAELYPATNNGTTVTGTDKKSNVQVTQSTTTATTPTTQQNINNNNVEPPSWQSSHPTLRERNALMFNNELMADIHFIVGPFGESKKVPAHKYVLAVGSSVFCAMFYGDLAEESSEIHIPDVEPAAFLILLKYMYSDAIDLEADTVLATLYAAKKYIVPALAKACVTFLETSLEAKNACVLLSQSRLFEEPELTRRCWEVIDAQAELALGAEGFCEIDLQTLEIILQRETLNTKEMVVFDAVMSWATAECNRQGLGETTRNKRSVLGNALYLVRIPTMTLEEFADGAAQSDILTLEETHDVFLWYTAATKPKLDFPLARRQGLAPQKCHRFQSSAYRSNQWRYRGRCDSIQFAVDKRIFIAGLGLYGSSGGKAEYSVKIELKRQRVTLAQNLTKFVSDGSSSTFSVWFENPVQVEQDVFYTVSAVLDGNELSYFGQEGMTEVQCGKVTFQFQCSSDSTNGTGVQGGQIPELVFYA is encoded by the exons ATGTTTCTCTTACAATTGATTCGGG AAACACTGAAAAAGTCTAAAACGACTGGGAAACACACAAGCGGGTTACCAGTATGCTATGATATTCTAACCCTGTCCTTGAAGAAGAAGATGGCTGCAGAACTGTACCCTGCGACCAACAACGGTACTACGGTGACCGGCACTGACAAGAAAAGCAATGTGCAGGTCACCCAGTCAACAACCACTGCAACAACACCGACCACCCAGcaaaacataaacaacaacaacgtCGAACCTCCGAGCTGGCAGTCCTCTCACCCCACGCTACGGGAGAG GAACGCCTTGATGTTCAACAATGAACTCATGGCCGATATCCATTTCATTGTTGGTCCCTTCGGTGAATCTAAGAAAGTTCCAGCGCACAAG TATGTGCTGGCAGTGGGTAGCTCGGTCTTCTGTGCCATGTTTTACGGGGATCTTGCAGAGGAGTCGTCCGAAATCCATATCCCAGATGTAGAACCTGCTGCTTTTCTAATTCTGCTGAA GTACATGTACAGTGATGCGATAGACCTGGAGGCCGACACCGTGCTGGCCACCCTGTACGCTGCCAAGAAGTACATTGTACCCGCCCTGGCCAAGGCCTGCGTCACCTTCCTGGAGACTAGCCTGGAGGCCAAGAACGCCTGTGTGCTGCTGTCCCAGAGCCGTCTGTTTGAGGAGCCTGAGCTGACGCGGCGTTGCTGGGAGGTGATTGACGCGCAGGCCGAGCTGGCCCTGGGCGCAGAGGGCTTCTGTGAGATTGACCTGCAGACCCTGGAGATCATCCTGCAGAGAGAGACCCTCAACACCAAGGAGATGGTGGTCTTTGATGCGGTCATGAGTTGGGCCACAGCAGAGTGTAATAGGCAAGGACTGGGAGAAACCACCCGCAACAAGAGATCTGTCCTGGGCAATGCACTCTACCTGGTGCGCATCCCCACTATGACCCTGGAAGAGTTCGCTGATGGGGCAGCCCAGTCAGACATCTTGACACTGGAGGAGACGCATGACGTCTTCCTGTGGTACACAGCGGCCACCAAGCCCAAACTGGACTTCCCACTGGCACGGAGGCAGGGCCTGGCACCCCAGAAGTGCCACCGCTTCCAGTCGTCAGCCTACCGGAGCAACCAGTGGCGCTACAGGGGCCGCTGTGACAGCATCCAGTTTGCAGTGGACAAGCGGATCTTTATTGCTGGACTGGGCCTGTACGGGTCAAGTGGTGGGAAGGCAGAGTACAGCGTCAAGATTGAATTGAAGCGTCAACGGGTGACCCTAGCACAGAACCTGACCAAGTTTGTATCGGATGGATCAAGCAGTACATTTTCCGTATGGTTTGAAAACCCGGTTCAGGTGGAGCAGGATGTCTTCTATACGGTGAGTGCCGTGCTGGACGGGAATGAGCTGAGCTATTTTGGCCAGGAGGGCATGACAGAGGTACAGTGTGGAAAAGTGACATTTCAGTTCCAGTGCTCCTCGGACAGTACCAACGGGACTGGGGTGCAGGGGGGACAGATCCCAGAGCTGGTATTCTATGCATAA
- the LOC139563898 gene encoding BTB/POZ domain-containing protein 6-B-like isoform X1: protein MPTADCRLLHHGRIMKCLTFLLLLPETLKKSKTTGKHTSGLPVCYDILTLSLKKKMAAELYPATNNGTTVTGTDKKSNVQVTQSTTTATTPTTQQNINNNNVEPPSWQSSHPTLRERNALMFNNELMADIHFIVGPFGESKKVPAHKYVLAVGSSVFCAMFYGDLAEESSEIHIPDVEPAAFLILLKYMYSDAIDLEADTVLATLYAAKKYIVPALAKACVTFLETSLEAKNACVLLSQSRLFEEPELTRRCWEVIDAQAELALGAEGFCEIDLQTLEIILQRETLNTKEMVVFDAVMSWATAECNRQGLGETTRNKRSVLGNALYLVRIPTMTLEEFADGAAQSDILTLEETHDVFLWYTAATKPKLDFPLARRQGLAPQKCHRFQSSAYRSNQWRYRGRCDSIQFAVDKRIFIAGLGLYGSSGGKAEYSVKIELKRQRVTLAQNLTKFVSDGSSSTFSVWFENPVQVEQDVFYTVSAVLDGNELSYFGQEGMTEVQCGKVTFQFQCSSDSTNGTGVQGGQIPELVFYA, encoded by the exons ATGCCAACGGCAGATTGCAGGTTGCTCCATCATGGTCGGATCATGAAGTGTCTGACTTTTTTACTCTTACTTCCAGAAACACTGAAAAAGTCTAAAACGACTGGGAAACACACAAGCGGGTTACCAGTATGCTATGATATTCTAACCCTGTCCTTGAAGAAGAAGATGGCTGCAGAACTGTACCCTGCGACCAACAACGGTACTACGGTGACCGGCACTGACAAGAAAAGCAATGTGCAGGTCACCCAGTCAACAACCACTGCAACAACACCGACCACCCAGcaaaacataaacaacaacaacgtCGAACCTCCGAGCTGGCAGTCCTCTCACCCCACGCTACGGGAGAG GAACGCCTTGATGTTCAACAATGAACTCATGGCCGATATCCATTTCATTGTTGGTCCCTTCGGTGAATCTAAGAAAGTTCCAGCGCACAAG TATGTGCTGGCAGTGGGTAGCTCGGTCTTCTGTGCCATGTTTTACGGGGATCTTGCAGAGGAGTCGTCCGAAATCCATATCCCAGATGTAGAACCTGCTGCTTTTCTAATTCTGCTGAA GTACATGTACAGTGATGCGATAGACCTGGAGGCCGACACCGTGCTGGCCACCCTGTACGCTGCCAAGAAGTACATTGTACCCGCCCTGGCCAAGGCCTGCGTCACCTTCCTGGAGACTAGCCTGGAGGCCAAGAACGCCTGTGTGCTGCTGTCCCAGAGCCGTCTGTTTGAGGAGCCTGAGCTGACGCGGCGTTGCTGGGAGGTGATTGACGCGCAGGCCGAGCTGGCCCTGGGCGCAGAGGGCTTCTGTGAGATTGACCTGCAGACCCTGGAGATCATCCTGCAGAGAGAGACCCTCAACACCAAGGAGATGGTGGTCTTTGATGCGGTCATGAGTTGGGCCACAGCAGAGTGTAATAGGCAAGGACTGGGAGAAACCACCCGCAACAAGAGATCTGTCCTGGGCAATGCACTCTACCTGGTGCGCATCCCCACTATGACCCTGGAAGAGTTCGCTGATGGGGCAGCCCAGTCAGACATCTTGACACTGGAGGAGACGCATGACGTCTTCCTGTGGTACACAGCGGCCACCAAGCCCAAACTGGACTTCCCACTGGCACGGAGGCAGGGCCTGGCACCCCAGAAGTGCCACCGCTTCCAGTCGTCAGCCTACCGGAGCAACCAGTGGCGCTACAGGGGCCGCTGTGACAGCATCCAGTTTGCAGTGGACAAGCGGATCTTTATTGCTGGACTGGGCCTGTACGGGTCAAGTGGTGGGAAGGCAGAGTACAGCGTCAAGATTGAATTGAAGCGTCAACGGGTGACCCTAGCACAGAACCTGACCAAGTTTGTATCGGATGGATCAAGCAGTACATTTTCCGTATGGTTTGAAAACCCGGTTCAGGTGGAGCAGGATGTCTTCTATACGGTGAGTGCCGTGCTGGACGGGAATGAGCTGAGCTATTTTGGCCAGGAGGGCATGACAGAGGTACAGTGTGGAAAAGTGACATTTCAGTTCCAGTGCTCCTCGGACAGTACCAACGGGACTGGGGTGCAGGGGGGACAGATCCCAGAGCTGGTATTCTATGCATAA
- the LOC139563898 gene encoding BTB/POZ domain-containing protein 6-B-like isoform X3 translates to MAAELYPATNNGTTVTGTDKKSNVQVTQSTTTATTPTTQQNINNNNVEPPSWQSSHPTLRERNALMFNNELMADIHFIVGPFGESKKVPAHKYVLAVGSSVFCAMFYGDLAEESSEIHIPDVEPAAFLILLKYMYSDAIDLEADTVLATLYAAKKYIVPALAKACVTFLETSLEAKNACVLLSQSRLFEEPELTRRCWEVIDAQAELALGAEGFCEIDLQTLEIILQRETLNTKEMVVFDAVMSWATAECNRQGLGETTRNKRSVLGNALYLVRIPTMTLEEFADGAAQSDILTLEETHDVFLWYTAATKPKLDFPLARRQGLAPQKCHRFQSSAYRSNQWRYRGRCDSIQFAVDKRIFIAGLGLYGSSGGKAEYSVKIELKRQRVTLAQNLTKFVSDGSSSTFSVWFENPVQVEQDVFYTVSAVLDGNELSYFGQEGMTEVQCGKVTFQFQCSSDSTNGTGVQGGQIPELVFYA, encoded by the exons ATGGCTGCAGAACTGTACCCTGCGACCAACAACGGTACTACGGTGACCGGCACTGACAAGAAAAGCAATGTGCAGGTCACCCAGTCAACAACCACTGCAACAACACCGACCACCCAGcaaaacataaacaacaacaacgtCGAACCTCCGAGCTGGCAGTCCTCTCACCCCACGCTACGGGAGAG GAACGCCTTGATGTTCAACAATGAACTCATGGCCGATATCCATTTCATTGTTGGTCCCTTCGGTGAATCTAAGAAAGTTCCAGCGCACAAG TATGTGCTGGCAGTGGGTAGCTCGGTCTTCTGTGCCATGTTTTACGGGGATCTTGCAGAGGAGTCGTCCGAAATCCATATCCCAGATGTAGAACCTGCTGCTTTTCTAATTCTGCTGAA GTACATGTACAGTGATGCGATAGACCTGGAGGCCGACACCGTGCTGGCCACCCTGTACGCTGCCAAGAAGTACATTGTACCCGCCCTGGCCAAGGCCTGCGTCACCTTCCTGGAGACTAGCCTGGAGGCCAAGAACGCCTGTGTGCTGCTGTCCCAGAGCCGTCTGTTTGAGGAGCCTGAGCTGACGCGGCGTTGCTGGGAGGTGATTGACGCGCAGGCCGAGCTGGCCCTGGGCGCAGAGGGCTTCTGTGAGATTGACCTGCAGACCCTGGAGATCATCCTGCAGAGAGAGACCCTCAACACCAAGGAGATGGTGGTCTTTGATGCGGTCATGAGTTGGGCCACAGCAGAGTGTAATAGGCAAGGACTGGGAGAAACCACCCGCAACAAGAGATCTGTCCTGGGCAATGCACTCTACCTGGTGCGCATCCCCACTATGACCCTGGAAGAGTTCGCTGATGGGGCAGCCCAGTCAGACATCTTGACACTGGAGGAGACGCATGACGTCTTCCTGTGGTACACAGCGGCCACCAAGCCCAAACTGGACTTCCCACTGGCACGGAGGCAGGGCCTGGCACCCCAGAAGTGCCACCGCTTCCAGTCGTCAGCCTACCGGAGCAACCAGTGGCGCTACAGGGGCCGCTGTGACAGCATCCAGTTTGCAGTGGACAAGCGGATCTTTATTGCTGGACTGGGCCTGTACGGGTCAAGTGGTGGGAAGGCAGAGTACAGCGTCAAGATTGAATTGAAGCGTCAACGGGTGACCCTAGCACAGAACCTGACCAAGTTTGTATCGGATGGATCAAGCAGTACATTTTCCGTATGGTTTGAAAACCCGGTTCAGGTGGAGCAGGATGTCTTCTATACGGTGAGTGCCGTGCTGGACGGGAATGAGCTGAGCTATTTTGGCCAGGAGGGCATGACAGAGGTACAGTGTGGAAAAGTGACATTTCAGTTCCAGTGCTCCTCGGACAGTACCAACGGGACTGGGGTGCAGGGGGGACAGATCCCAGAGCTGGTATTCTATGCATAA